A window of Streptomyces marispadix contains these coding sequences:
- a CDS encoding dihydrofolate reductase family protein, whose translation MAGKVFFSVSMSLDGFIAPESPEELMGQQWMELQQWIFPQRFMRENLKLGEGGEEGRDNDIVRETFERTGASVMGKRMFDAGEHAWPEEAPFHTPVFVLTHERRDPWERPGGTTFHFVDDGIEAALDRAREAAGDRDVRIAGGGATILEYVNAGLIDEFSIALSPVLFGSGIRLFEGVDAGRVALEQVRAEPTPRVAHLTYAVRER comes from the coding sequence ATGGCCGGGAAGGTGTTCTTCAGCGTGTCCATGTCGCTGGACGGCTTCATCGCGCCCGAGTCCCCCGAGGAGTTGATGGGGCAGCAGTGGATGGAACTGCAGCAGTGGATCTTCCCGCAGCGCTTCATGCGGGAGAACCTGAAGCTCGGCGAGGGCGGCGAGGAAGGGCGCGACAACGACATCGTGCGGGAGACGTTCGAGCGCACCGGAGCGAGCGTGATGGGCAAGCGCATGTTCGACGCAGGCGAGCACGCGTGGCCGGAGGAGGCGCCGTTCCACACGCCGGTCTTCGTCCTGACGCACGAGAGGCGTGACCCCTGGGAGCGGCCGGGCGGCACGACCTTCCACTTCGTCGACGACGGCATCGAGGCCGCGCTCGACCGGGCCCGCGAGGCCGCCGGCGACCGGGACGTGCGCATCGCGGGCGGCGGAGCGACGATCCTTGAGTACGTGAACGCCGGGCTGATCGACGAGTTCTCGATCGCGCTCTCACCCGTGCTGTTCGGCTCCGGCATCCGCCTGTTCGAGGGCGTGGACGCGGGACGCGTGGCCCTGGAGCAGGTCCGCGCCGAGCCCACCCCCAGGGTGGCGCACCTGACCTACGCCGTCCGGGAACGGTAG
- a CDS encoding ArsR/SmtB family transcription factor — protein MARAATTSDVFNAIAEPRRREILVLLRAGERPVTDLARELGMDQPRASKHLRVLREVGLVRDRKAGKQRLYGLDARGLRPVHEWTGGFERFWNESFDRLDTYVRDLKQARQEE, from the coding sequence ATGGCACGAGCAGCGACGACGTCGGACGTCTTCAACGCGATCGCCGAGCCGCGGCGCCGGGAGATCCTGGTGCTGTTGCGGGCAGGTGAGCGGCCGGTGACCGACCTGGCCCGGGAGCTGGGGATGGACCAGCCGCGCGCGTCCAAACACCTGCGGGTACTCCGGGAGGTCGGGCTGGTGCGGGACCGCAAGGCAGGCAAGCAGCGCCTCTACGGCCTTGACGCCCGCGGGCTGCGGCCGGTCCACGAGTGGACCGGCGGATTCGAGCGGTTCTGGAACGAGAGCTTCGACCGGCTGGACACATACGTGCGGGACCTGAAGCAGGCAAGGCAGGAGGAGTAG
- a CDS encoding DUF5947 family protein — MTSATPLGATEVEATELGGGPGGGLRALLRRPAAERPAPGEAAERDTAERCDLCAEPLPEGHRHMLDVQRGAVLCACGPCGLLFPQSTAGGRHYKPLPERRLPLPDLRMDAMLWARLGVPVGLAFFVRDGASGEIRAGYPSPLGVTASSVEAEVWEELARGYPELAELADDVEALLVHRTDGPAPGQEGTRTGRGAEPGDGGTAADSGATGLDRPRPAGTAHAPCRQWIVPLDDCYRLAALVRTHWRGLSGGPEVREHIDAFFAGLACPSRTADEPRSEHG, encoded by the coding sequence GTGACGTCCGCAACGCCCTTGGGGGCGACGGAGGTTGAGGCCACGGAGCTCGGTGGCGGGCCCGGCGGCGGGCTTCGCGCGCTGCTGCGCCGCCCCGCCGCCGAGAGGCCGGCACCGGGAGAGGCAGCGGAACGGGACACGGCCGAGCGCTGCGATCTGTGCGCCGAGCCGCTGCCGGAGGGCCACCGCCACATGCTCGACGTACAGCGGGGCGCGGTGCTGTGCGCCTGCGGACCGTGCGGGCTGCTCTTCCCGCAGTCCACGGCGGGCGGCAGGCATTACAAGCCGCTGCCGGAGCGCAGGCTGCCGCTGCCGGACCTGCGGATGGACGCGATGCTCTGGGCCCGGCTGGGTGTGCCCGTGGGCCTGGCCTTCTTCGTACGCGACGGGGCGAGCGGCGAGATCCGCGCGGGGTATCCCAGTCCGCTGGGCGTGACCGCCTCATCCGTGGAAGCGGAGGTCTGGGAAGAGCTCGCACGGGGGTACCCGGAGCTGGCAGAACTCGCGGACGACGTGGAGGCACTGCTGGTGCACCGCACGGACGGCCCGGCACCGGGCCAGGAGGGCACGAGGACGGGCCGGGGCGCCGAGCCCGGTGACGGCGGAACGGCCGCCGACAGCGGCGCGACCGGGCTGGACCGTCCGCGCCCGGCGGGCACCGCGCACGCCCCCTGCCGGCAGTGGATCGTCCCGCTGGACGACTGCTACCGGCTCGCCGCGCTCGTCCGTACGCACTGGCGGGGCCTGTCCGGCGGCCCCGAGGTACGCGAGCACATCGACGCGTTCTTCGCGGGACTCGCATGCCCGTCCCGCACCGCAGACGAACCGAGGAGTGAGCATGGCTGA
- a CDS encoding gas vesicle protein, giving the protein MSEPPRKDGREDRCPKGPGKGPGNGLANGPLNVFPGDSGDGFANGFADGFPEGIAEESGLAGRQVALVDLLDRLLSGGAVLTGDLVLSIADVDLVRVNLRAVIHAVTADDPAPW; this is encoded by the coding sequence ATGTCTGAACCGCCCCGTAAGGACGGCCGCGAGGACCGCTGCCCGAAAGGCCCCGGGAAGGGTCCCGGCAACGGCCTCGCGAACGGTCCTTTGAACGTGTTCCCGGGCGATTCCGGAGACGGCTTCGCCAACGGCTTCGCCGACGGATTCCCCGAGGGCATCGCGGAGGAGAGCGGGCTCGCGGGCCGCCAAGTCGCCCTCGTCGACCTGCTGGACAGGCTGCTGTCGGGAGGCGCGGTGCTGACCGGCGACCTCGTGCTCTCCATCGCCGACGTGGATCTCGTACGCGTCAATCTGCGTGCCGTCATCCACGCGGTCACGGCCGACGACCCGGCGCCGTGGTGA
- a CDS encoding SAM-dependent methyltransferase, translating to MAVDEGAVELDLELDRAHSARMYDYFLGGTTNFPADRESAGKAMAVFPQVLVAARANRQFMHRSVRHLSQLGMRQFLDVGTGIPTSPNLHEIAQATAPDARVVYTDNDPIVLTHAHALLRSRPEGRTAYSHGDARDPEALLNSPEVRETLDLGRPVALSLIALLHFIPGEHTAHGVVEYFKEALPSGSTLTISHVTPDFDPGGLARALAAYEAAGTPVQARTHEEFTRFFDGWELLDPGITVTHRWRPDPEHDLSQVTDVEAACYGAVARKP from the coding sequence GTGGCCGTTGACGAGGGCGCAGTGGAACTGGATCTGGAGCTGGACCGGGCCCACTCGGCGAGGATGTACGACTACTTCCTCGGCGGCACCACGAACTTCCCCGCCGACCGCGAGAGCGCCGGCAAGGCCATGGCCGTCTTCCCCCAGGTGCTCGTCGCCGCCCGCGCCAACCGGCAGTTCATGCACCGCTCCGTGAGGCATCTGTCACAGCTCGGAATGCGCCAGTTCCTCGACGTGGGCACCGGCATACCCACCTCGCCGAACCTGCACGAGATCGCCCAGGCCACCGCCCCGGACGCCCGCGTCGTCTACACCGACAACGACCCCATCGTCCTCACCCACGCCCACGCCCTGCTGCGCAGCCGCCCCGAGGGCCGCACCGCCTACTCCCATGGCGACGCCCGTGACCCCGAGGCCCTGCTGAACTCACCGGAAGTGCGCGAGACGCTCGACCTCGGCCGCCCGGTCGCGCTCAGCCTGATCGCGCTGCTCCACTTCATCCCCGGCGAGCACACCGCGCACGGCGTCGTCGAGTACTTCAAGGAGGCCCTGCCCTCCGGCAGCACCCTCACGATCAGCCATGTCACGCCGGACTTCGACCCCGGGGGCCTGGCACGCGCCCTCGCCGCCTACGAGGCGGCGGGCACGCCCGTACAGGCCCGTACGCACGAGGAGTTCACGCGCTTCTTCGACGGATGGGAACTGCTCGACCCGGGGATCACCGTCACCCACCGCTGGCGCCCCGACCCGGAGCACGACCTCTCCCAGGTCACCGACGTCGAAGCGGCCTGCTACGGAGCGGTCGCCCGCAAGCCCTGA
- a CDS encoding hydrogenase maturation protease produces MSTGGERTSRGTDRGRAGNGRADNRPPAGGEPADSERTVGASRTVVAGGVRIGRGSRVRLRPGRSADVLDLALTGRTAEVVAVEEDLEGRVQVVVTVDGDEGRDFRTGLGHRFFFTPAEVEPVEPGTRGPRILVAGIGNMFMADDAFGPEVVAAMRGRSLPDGVHIADFGIRGMDLAYRLLDGYDAAVLVDAAPRGREPGTVQVIDPGPMPAASGSARRALPQAHGMDPVQVLALARQLGEGTDRPQPLPRVLVLGCEPSVRMRGDEPDVVVGLSRPVREAVPRAAGMLESLVGELLLDPHRDLSLPVGRTGSPAAGAEPRREVRR; encoded by the coding sequence ATGAGCACGGGCGGCGAGCGGACGAGCCGGGGGACGGACCGCGGACGGGCAGGAAACGGACGGGCGGACAACAGGCCGCCGGCAGGCGGCGAACCGGCGGACAGTGAGCGCACGGTCGGCGCCTCGCGCACGGTTGTCGCCGGAGGCGTACGGATCGGCCGCGGCAGCCGGGTGCGGCTGCGCCCCGGGCGGTCTGCCGACGTGCTCGATCTGGCGCTCACGGGCCGCACTGCCGAGGTCGTCGCCGTCGAGGAGGATCTGGAGGGCCGGGTCCAGGTGGTGGTCACGGTCGACGGGGACGAGGGCCGGGACTTCCGAACGGGACTTGGGCACCGGTTCTTCTTCACCCCCGCCGAAGTGGAGCCCGTAGAGCCGGGCACGCGGGGGCCACGCATCCTGGTCGCGGGCATCGGCAATATGTTCATGGCCGACGACGCCTTCGGGCCCGAGGTCGTGGCCGCGATGCGCGGCCGGTCTCTCCCGGACGGCGTGCACATCGCGGACTTCGGAATCCGCGGAATGGATCTCGCCTACCGGCTTCTGGACGGTTACGACGCGGCGGTGCTCGTCGACGCCGCGCCGCGCGGCCGTGAGCCCGGCACGGTCCAGGTCATCGACCCGGGCCCGATGCCCGCCGCGTCCGGGTCCGCCCGGCGCGCGCTTCCGCAGGCGCACGGCATGGACCCGGTGCAGGTGCTGGCGCTCGCGCGTCAGCTCGGCGAGGGGACTGACCGGCCGCAGCCGCTGCCCCGTGTGCTCGTGCTGGGCTGTGAGCCGTCGGTTCGGATGCGCGGCGACGAGCCGGATGTGGTGGTCGGGCTGAGCAGGCCGGTACGGGAGGCGGTGCCGCGGGCCGCCGGGATGCTGGAGTCGCTGGTCGGCGAGCTGCTGCTCGATCCGCACCGCGACCTGAGCCTGCCGGTCGGCCGTACCGGGTCTCCGGCAGCCGGTGCCGAGCCGAGGAGGGAGGTGAGGAGATGA
- a CDS encoding DUF6084 family protein: MAEIEVGKPHVRIDKAAHVRGVRQGNHEGAYKKQPGHLPDDTSTARRSTGVHSKSKDPIVPGMPNLSLPRVSARTMPGAGTRTGAGRRMDLPDLEFAVTGARALRDAAVPTLVFRLAVRRTGGGVIRSVSLATDVRIAAARRGYEHADPLVMARLFGQPEQWATSMRPLTWARLTTVVPAFDEHTETELPVPCSRDMDLAVTSYFHGVRDGEVPLEFLFSGTVFHDGPDGRLRTAQISWSKDASWRLPAALWHETTGRYDGGTSWLPLSPGAYGGLAAHRDRHALTGWDETVADLLARAGGGTAVGGAS, encoded by the coding sequence ATGGCTGAGATCGAGGTCGGCAAGCCCCATGTACGGATCGACAAGGCCGCACATGTGAGGGGCGTGCGGCAGGGCAACCACGAGGGCGCCTACAAGAAGCAGCCGGGGCATCTGCCCGACGACACCTCCACCGCGCGCAGGTCGACGGGCGTCCACTCGAAGTCGAAGGACCCGATCGTGCCCGGCATGCCCAACCTCTCTCTCCCCCGCGTGAGCGCGCGGACCATGCCCGGCGCCGGTACGCGTACCGGCGCCGGGCGGCGTATGGACCTGCCGGACCTGGAGTTCGCCGTCACCGGGGCCCGCGCGCTGCGTGACGCTGCCGTGCCGACGCTGGTCTTCCGGCTGGCGGTCCGGCGTACCGGAGGCGGCGTGATCCGCTCGGTCTCCCTCGCCACGGACGTGAGGATCGCGGCCGCCCGGCGCGGCTACGAGCATGCCGATCCCCTGGTCATGGCCCGCCTGTTCGGCCAGCCGGAACAGTGGGCGACGAGCATGCGTCCGCTGACGTGGGCCCGTCTCACCACGGTCGTCCCGGCCTTCGACGAGCACACCGAGACGGAGCTGCCGGTGCCGTGCAGCCGCGACATGGACCTCGCCGTCACCTCGTACTTCCATGGCGTACGCGACGGCGAGGTCCCGCTGGAGTTCCTCTTCAGCGGGACCGTCTTCCACGACGGGCCCGACGGACGGCTGCGCACCGCGCAGATCTCCTGGTCCAAGGACGCCTCCTGGCGGCTGCCCGCCGCCCTCTGGCACGAGACGACCGGCCGCTACGACGGCGGCACGAGCTGGCTGCCGCTCTCCCCCGGCGCCTACGGCGGGCTCGCCGCACACCGGGACCGGCACGCGCTCACCGGCTGGGACGAGACGGTCGCCGATCTGCTTGCCCGCGCGGGCGGCGGCACCGCCGTGGGAGGTGCGTCGTAG
- a CDS encoding sigma-70 family RNA polymerase sigma factor, whose product MSAEDHRPPGTGSLKARLASTTASTTSARAAAAAAAAGDAPDVADRAGGEVPYSTEELREGEHAHQMHGGEAQDEDARRRLMLSFDAFDASHHRLWLRYAHTQAGSREAARQIVEDACRHLLEHWEHALRQESLTEYAWTVLKEHVAHWLKERGLRPRLAETAAFHAAVRKALLHELRDEFAVLEGEMGLYAAIGRLPERQYDVVVLRYVLGCSEEEVAGFLGFETASVRSHIRYAKRKLARELRTAPGPGTGDG is encoded by the coding sequence ATGAGCGCCGAGGACCACCGACCGCCGGGCACGGGAAGTCTCAAAGCCCGGCTCGCGAGCACGACCGCTTCCACGACCTCTGCCAGGGCCGCTGCCGCGGCGGCTGCCGCCGGCGACGCCCCGGACGTCGCCGACAGGGCGGGCGGGGAAGTGCCGTACAGCACTGAGGAGTTACGCGAGGGCGAGCACGCGCACCAGATGCACGGGGGCGAGGCGCAGGACGAGGACGCCCGGCGGCGGCTGATGCTCTCCTTCGACGCTTTCGACGCCTCCCACCACCGGCTGTGGCTGCGCTACGCGCACACCCAGGCCGGAAGCCGGGAGGCGGCGCGGCAGATCGTCGAGGACGCCTGCCGCCATCTGCTGGAGCACTGGGAGCACGCGCTGCGTCAGGAGTCGCTCACCGAGTACGCGTGGACGGTGCTCAAGGAGCACGTCGCGCACTGGCTCAAGGAGCGGGGGCTGCGGCCCCGGCTGGCGGAGACGGCGGCCTTCCACGCGGCCGTCCGCAAGGCGCTGCTGCATGAACTGCGGGACGAATTCGCCGTGCTGGAAGGCGAGATGGGGCTCTACGCGGCGATCGGGCGTCTGCCGGAGCGGCAGTACGACGTGGTCGTGCTGCGGTACGTCCTGGGCTGCTCCGAGGAGGAGGTCGCGGGGTTTCTCGGTTTCGAGACCGCCTCCGTGCGCTCGCACATACGCTATGCGAAACGGAAGCTCGCCCGGGAGCTGCGTACGGCGCCGGGGCCCGGCACAGGGGACGGCTGA
- a CDS encoding DUF6893 family small protein, translated as MRRGIFVPAVAVRVAVGAVVVAVAAMAAVSAPDAVRYFKMKTM; from the coding sequence ATGAGGAGAGGGATCTTCGTTCCGGCGGTCGCGGTGCGAGTGGCCGTCGGCGCCGTGGTCGTGGCGGTGGCGGCGATGGCCGCCGTGAGCGCTCCGGACGCGGTGCGCTACTTCAAGATGAAGACGATGTGA
- a CDS encoding UPF0561 family protein, with translation MRGRFEHRTIDALLSDAEVLTEDYDDGDVDAVRRRLLAGADPGADPGAAEAGECAAGPAAASAVPAGGVPPAVSARTGVRARPYPTECEQAAHDLDLAVSLVVNAPEAAAGLARLVDDQDSIAPEGALVFGCLLHLARYREAAQFWWQFAAGGGSRTAAFCLCLHHRRHGEFRDADYWRAQSARLAQRAHTPGVAPPRRQRPTARPLLPDGVRHGLLSQCHGGGHPRLPHALEAVIHRLPVLDDDEDFGEIPQPARDLAGHLTAL, from the coding sequence ATGCGGGGGAGGTTCGAACACCGCACCATCGACGCGCTGTTGAGTGACGCGGAGGTTCTGACCGAGGACTACGACGACGGCGACGTGGACGCGGTGCGCCGCCGGTTGCTCGCGGGCGCGGACCCGGGGGCGGACCCAGGGGCGGCCGAGGCCGGTGAATGTGCGGCGGGTCCTGCGGCGGCGTCTGCGGTGCCGGCCGGAGGTGTGCCTCCCGCGGTTTCGGCCCGTACGGGCGTACGGGCGCGGCCGTATCCGACCGAGTGCGAACAGGCGGCGCACGACCTCGACTTGGCGGTGAGCCTCGTCGTCAACGCCCCGGAGGCGGCGGCCGGTCTCGCGCGGCTCGTCGACGACCAGGACTCCATCGCACCCGAGGGCGCACTCGTCTTCGGCTGTCTGCTGCATCTGGCGCGCTATCGCGAAGCGGCGCAGTTCTGGTGGCAGTTCGCCGCCGGCGGCGGTTCCAGGACCGCCGCCTTCTGTCTGTGTCTGCACCATCGGCGGCACGGGGAGTTCCGGGACGCCGACTACTGGCGTGCCCAGTCGGCGAGGCTGGCACAGCGGGCCCATACGCCGGGAGTTGCCCCTCCCCGGCGGCAGCGGCCGACGGCCAGGCCCCTCCTTCCCGACGGGGTGCGGCACGGTCTGCTCAGCCAGTGCCACGGCGGCGGGCATCCACGGCTGCCGCATGCGCTGGAGGCGGTGATCCACCGGCTCCCCGTCCTGGACGACGACGAGGACTTCGGTGAGATCCCGCAGCCCGCAAGGGACTTGGCGGGACATCTCACAGCCCTGTGA
- a CDS encoding GvpL/GvpF family gas vesicle protein: MPIPGTEPEAPTPAGTEHTEHPQRPEQSRSLTPTAPSAQEKPSADAEQQRERVCYVFAVGRAGGPNGHGATGGDLEAAAAGLCGPSGAPVRTVDGPGLSALVSDVPAGLYDESGLKAQLEDLERLEALARCHHSVVAAAYEHATVLPMRLATVYLDDSRVMAMLEQRQGEFDALLSRLEGHVEWGVKVYADPREAAVGSAPQPSGQSSAQPSDGAARTGGGPGRAYLRRRQQQRSTHRDTYRAAGAVAERVTALAGGIAAAKVAHRPQQGELAAGPGENIANDAYLVPEDRSEDFRAAISGLAEDVPGVRVELTGPWAPYSFATPPSAAREPQERQARQVQYAGTADDV; the protein is encoded by the coding sequence ATGCCGATTCCCGGGACCGAGCCCGAGGCCCCGACCCCGGCGGGCACGGAGCACACGGAGCACCCTCAACGCCCTGAGCAGTCACGGTCGTTGACGCCGACGGCACCCTCGGCGCAGGAGAAGCCCTCGGCGGACGCGGAGCAGCAGCGTGAACGGGTCTGCTACGTCTTCGCGGTCGGCAGGGCGGGCGGCCCGAACGGACACGGCGCTACGGGCGGGGACTTGGAGGCGGCCGCCGCAGGGCTGTGCGGCCCCTCCGGTGCGCCCGTACGTACCGTCGACGGCCCCGGGCTCAGCGCGCTCGTGTCGGACGTACCGGCCGGGCTGTACGACGAGTCCGGGCTGAAGGCCCAACTGGAGGATCTGGAAAGGCTGGAGGCGCTGGCCCGCTGCCACCACTCCGTCGTAGCCGCCGCGTACGAGCATGCGACGGTGCTGCCCATGCGGCTGGCCACCGTCTACCTCGACGACAGTCGCGTCATGGCCATGCTGGAGCAGCGGCAGGGCGAATTCGACGCTCTGCTCTCGCGACTTGAGGGCCATGTCGAATGGGGGGTGAAGGTCTATGCCGACCCCCGCGAGGCGGCCGTCGGCTCCGCCCCGCAGCCCTCCGGCCAGTCCTCCGCCCAGCCCTCCGACGGTGCGGCGCGGACAGGCGGCGGCCCCGGCCGCGCGTATCTACGGCGGCGGCAGCAGCAGCGCAGCACACACCGTGACACCTACCGTGCCGCCGGTGCCGTGGCCGAACGTGTGACGGCACTCGCCGGCGGCATCGCCGCGGCCAAGGTCGCCCACCGCCCTCAGCAGGGCGAACTCGCCGCCGGACCCGGCGAGAACATCGCCAACGACGCGTATCTCGTGCCCGAGGACCGCAGCGAGGACTTCAGGGCGGCGATCAGCGGTCTGGCCGAGGACGTGCCCGGCGTACGCGTGGAGCTGACCGGGCCATGGGCGCCGTACTCCTTCGCCACGCCACCGTCCGCCGCGCGGGAGCCGCAGGAACGACAGGCACGGCAGGTCCAGTACGCGGGAACCGCGGACGATGTCTGA
- a CDS encoding plasmid stabilization protein: protein MPAGSNAKRERQYEHIKEGAKKRGASQGRAKEIASRTVNKERARTGEAQRASRTSTQGKSAAARGGTRSGRGMGPKSGPTRDQLYNEARQRGIEGRSSMNKRQLQKALGR, encoded by the coding sequence ATGCCCGCAGGGTCGAACGCCAAGCGTGAACGGCAGTACGAGCACATCAAGGAGGGCGCCAAGAAGCGCGGCGCCTCCCAGGGCAGGGCGAAGGAGATCGCCTCCCGTACCGTCAACAAGGAGCGTGCCCGTACGGGCGAGGCGCAGCGCGCCAGCCGCACGTCCACCCAGGGCAAGTCGGCGGCGGCACGCGGCGGCACCCGCTCCGGCAGGGGCATGGGCCCCAAGTCCGGTCCCACCCGCGACCAGCTCTACAACGAGGCCCGTCAGCGCGGCATCGAGGGCCGCTCCTCGATGAACAAGCGCCAGCTTCAGAAGGCACTGGGCCGCTGA
- a CDS encoding SRPBCC family protein, whose translation MSATGRGTPGQSATADREIVISRVIDAPRELVFEAFTEVPHLSMWWGPEGFTTTTRAFEFRVGGEWDFVMHGPDGTDYREWISWTEIAPPERIALLHGESRGDPDAFESVLTFEPDGAATRIEMRTVFPTKELRDEAVEKYHAIKGGEQTLGNLAAYVTETLRKGAES comes from the coding sequence ATGAGCGCGACGGGACGAGGAACGCCGGGGCAGTCCGCGACGGCCGACCGCGAGATCGTCATCTCCCGGGTCATCGACGCCCCACGAGAGCTGGTGTTCGAGGCGTTCACCGAGGTCCCGCATCTGTCGATGTGGTGGGGGCCGGAGGGGTTCACCACCACCACGCGGGCTTTCGAGTTCCGCGTCGGCGGCGAGTGGGACTTCGTGATGCACGGACCGGACGGGACGGACTACCGGGAGTGGATCTCCTGGACCGAGATCGCTCCGCCGGAGCGGATCGCGCTGCTCCACGGCGAGTCCCGCGGCGACCCGGACGCCTTCGAGTCGGTCCTGACGTTCGAGCCCGACGGCGCGGCGACCCGGATCGAGATGCGCACGGTGTTCCCCACCAAGGAACTGCGCGACGAGGCGGTCGAGAAGTACCACGCGATCAAGGGCGGCGAGCAGACCCTGGGCAACCTGGCTGCCTACGTCACCGAGACCCTTCGGAAGGGAGCCGAGAGCTGA
- a CDS encoding gas vesicle protein, producing MGPSPNRAVPYGQQGSSANLADILERVLDKGVVIAGDIQINLLDIELLTIKLRLLVVSVDKAKEMGIDWWENDPSLSSRASARAQQRGPALADGNGNGIGDGNREGAAPEGRGSALAEENERLRREIERLRSAAELPADTGAVDGKQGKSAPRAAVDGGSGGDGTTKRAGRRKD from the coding sequence ATGGGTCCGTCCCCGAACAGGGCGGTCCCGTACGGACAGCAGGGCTCTTCCGCCAACCTGGCGGACATTCTCGAGCGCGTGCTCGACAAGGGCGTCGTCATCGCGGGCGACATCCAGATCAATCTGCTCGACATCGAACTGCTGACGATCAAGCTCCGGCTGCTCGTCGTCTCCGTCGACAAGGCGAAGGAGATGGGGATCGACTGGTGGGAGAACGACCCGTCGCTCTCCTCCCGTGCGTCGGCACGCGCACAGCAGCGCGGCCCGGCGCTCGCCGACGGCAACGGCAACGGCATCGGCGACGGCAACCGTGAAGGCGCCGCGCCCGAAGGCCGGGGCTCTGCCCTGGCCGAGGAGAACGAGCGGCTGCGCCGGGAGATCGAGCGGCTGCGTTCGGCGGCCGAACTCCCCGCGGACACAGGGGCAGTCGACGGCAAGCAGGGCAAGTCCGCCCCAAGGGCCGCGGTGGACGGCGGTTCCGGCGGCGACGGCACGACAAAGCGCGCAGGAAGGCGGAAAGACTGA
- a CDS encoding gas vesicle protein K gives MPRSQSQRRPPNQGPPNQARLDEVARSAARAFDLLPAGPDEAGSRRDGGLAQRLRTDPDTVERDLMKLVLTIVELLRQLMERTALNRVDQGDLTDDQEERIGMTLMILHDRMNELCERYGLTMEDLNLDLGPLGSLLPRQDG, from the coding sequence ATGCCCCGGAGCCAGTCGCAGCGCCGGCCCCCGAATCAGGGGCCCCCGAACCAGGCCCGACTGGACGAGGTGGCACGTTCGGCGGCCCGCGCCTTCGATCTGCTGCCCGCGGGCCCGGACGAGGCGGGCTCACGCCGGGACGGCGGACTGGCCCAGCGACTGCGCACCGATCCGGACACCGTCGAACGCGATCTGATGAAACTCGTCCTGACCATCGTGGAGTTGCTGCGTCAGCTCATGGAACGCACCGCGCTCAACAGGGTCGACCAGGGCGATCTCACCGACGACCAGGAGGAACGCATCGGCATGACGCTGATGATCCTCCACGACCGCATGAACGAGCTGTGTGAGCGCTACGGGTTGACGATGGAGGACCTCAACCTCGATCTGGGACCGCTCGGTTCGCTGCTGCCCCGCCAGGACGGATAG